One window of the Eucalyptus grandis isolate ANBG69807.140 chromosome 6, ASM1654582v1, whole genome shotgun sequence genome contains the following:
- the LOC104448921 gene encoding dolichol-phosphate mannosyltransferase subunit 1 yields MEDVRPEGGAGDKYSLIVPTYNERLNIALIVYLVFKHLRDVDFEIIIVDDGSPDGTQDIVKQLQQVYGDDRILLRARPRKLGLGTAYRHGLKHASGNFVVIMDADLSHHPKYLPSFIKKQQETGASIVTGTRYVKGGGVHGWNLMRKLTSRGANVLAQTFLWPGVSDLTGSFRLYRKSVLEDLINSCVSKGYVFQMEMIVRASRKGYHIEEVPITFVDRVFGSSKLGGSEIVEYLKGLAYLLVTT; encoded by the exons ATGGAGGACGTCCGGCCGGAAGGAGGGGCCGGCGACAAGTACAGCTTGATAGTGCCCACCTACAACGAGCGCCTCAACATCGCCCTCATCGTTTACCTCGTCTTCAAGCATCTCCG AGATGTCGATTTCGAGATCATCATCGTCGATGATGGAAGTCCGGATGGTACTCAAGACATTGTTAAACAGTTGCAGCAAGTGTATGGCGACGACAGGATT CTTTTAAGAGCAAGGCCTAGGAAGCTCGGTTTAG GAACGGCTTATCGTCATGGTTTGAAGCATGCATCTGGCAATTTTGTTGTGATCATGGATGCTGATTTGTCTCACCAT CCCAAATATTTGCCGAGTTTCATCAA GAAACAGCAGGAAACTGGTGCGAGCATAGTTACCGGGACTCGGTACGTTAAAGGTGGGGGTGTGCATGGATGGAATCTTATGCGTAAACTCACTAGCAGGGGAGCCAATGTGCTAGCTCAGACATTTCTATGGCCTGGAGTATCTGATTTAACTGGATCTTTCCG TCTCTATCGGAAATCAGTTCTTGAAGATCTTATTAACTCCTGCGTCAGCAAGGGCTATGTGTTCCAGATGGAGATGATTGTTAGGGCCTCTAGAAAAGGATACCATATTGAAGAG GTTCCTATTACATTTGTTGACAGAGTATTTGGAAGTTCAAAGCTCGGGGGATCTGAAATCGTTGAATATCTAAAAGGCCTTGCATATCTACTGGTCAcaacataa